In Niallia sp. FSL W8-0635, one genomic interval encodes:
- a CDS encoding MurR/RpiR family transcriptional regulator, with translation MTKIIKQGMMTSLKNIDMLFLDYANDKNLSEAEKEITHFLIQKKLTGETLSIRAAANDLFVSTATIIRLCKKLGFSGYSEFIYNLNLKVTKMLNQEVEYVDSIHQPLIDAVTSFKQNYKQTIDSLDETSIEQFLAQINKNKMIYFYGAGFSTLFSSYFAKKLELFGYYVSNSTTSDSRAIFLNNIQKYKLLIAFSRSGETAKVLEKVKIAKDKGVKTILFTGNNKSSTAKIADIVFTVLDPTIESQQEFEVTSFESNMFMLIDLLLIVAIKRGIITEY, from the coding sequence ATGACGAAAATTATAAAACAAGGAATGATGACAAGCTTGAAAAATATAGATATGCTGTTTCTAGATTATGCAAATGATAAAAATCTATCAGAAGCAGAGAAAGAGATCACCCATTTCCTCATCCAGAAAAAATTAACAGGAGAAACACTAAGTATTCGAGCGGCTGCTAATGACTTATTTGTATCCACTGCAACGATTATCCGACTTTGCAAAAAACTTGGTTTTAGTGGATATAGTGAATTTATTTATAATCTAAATTTAAAAGTTACGAAAATGCTTAATCAAGAAGTAGAGTACGTAGATAGTATTCATCAGCCATTAATAGATGCGGTTACTTCCTTTAAACAAAATTATAAACAAACAATCGATTCTCTAGATGAAACAAGCATTGAACAGTTCCTTGCGCAAATCAATAAAAACAAAATGATCTACTTTTATGGAGCAGGATTTTCCACACTTTTTTCTAGCTATTTTGCAAAAAAACTAGAGCTATTCGGTTATTATGTATCCAACTCAACTACAAGTGACAGCAGAGCTATTTTTCTCAATAATATTCAAAAATACAAATTACTGATTGCCTTTTCGCGCTCAGGTGAAACAGCTAAAGTACTAGAGAAAGTAAAAATTGCAAAGGATAAAGGCGTAAAAACAATCCTTTTTACCGGAAATAATAAAAGCTCAACCGCTAAAATTGCTGATATTGTCTTTACTGTCCTCGATCCTACCATTGAATCGCAACAAGAATTTGAAGTAACTTCTTTTGAATCTAATATGT
- a CDS encoding DUF3231 family protein: MSQSNIKLTSSEIASLWTSYMNNCMSKQVLTHMLQHVKDREISNALRFSFQFAQKQEKHFRRIFQKDDFAIPHGFTEADVNTNAPKLFTETFCLAYINQMAKAGLVAYGGFLAMSTREDLIAFFHHGLHNTSKLYHLTNAILEKKGLLIRAPHTSIPKKIDYIDNKKYLSGFSLFHKKRPLNAVEVSHLFMNSQTNNMGVKITLAFAQTTTNKDVRAYMFRGKEISQKHLKLFVDALVDEGIQSPNSSDIGITDSTVRTFSDKLMMFHISLLSASGVGNYALAGGASQRSDLLLNYERLSMEIAQYAKDGADLMIENNWIEQPPPTR; the protein is encoded by the coding sequence GTGTCCCAATCAAATATCAAACTTACATCCTCAGAAATAGCTTCGCTGTGGACATCGTATATGAATAACTGTATGTCAAAGCAAGTTCTAACGCATATGCTTCAGCATGTAAAGGATCGAGAAATTTCAAATGCACTTCGTTTTTCTTTTCAGTTTGCCCAAAAACAAGAAAAGCATTTTAGAAGAATTTTTCAAAAAGATGATTTCGCCATTCCCCATGGATTTACAGAAGCAGATGTTAATACCAATGCTCCTAAATTATTTACAGAAACCTTTTGTCTAGCATATATTAACCAAATGGCGAAAGCAGGCTTAGTTGCTTACGGTGGATTCCTTGCTATGAGTACAAGGGAAGACTTAATCGCTTTTTTTCATCATGGATTACATAATACTTCAAAACTATATCATTTAACGAACGCAATATTAGAAAAAAAGGGATTGTTAATTCGGGCACCTCATACTTCTATTCCAAAGAAAATTGATTATATAGATAACAAAAAATATTTAAGTGGTTTCTCTTTGTTTCATAAAAAAAGACCCTTAAATGCAGTAGAGGTTTCCCATCTTTTTATGAATTCTCAGACAAACAATATGGGGGTGAAGATTACATTAGCCTTTGCACAAACCACCACTAATAAAGATGTACGAGCATACATGTTCAGGGGAAAAGAGATTTCCCAAAAACATTTAAAATTGTTTGTGGATGCTTTAGTAGATGAGGGGATTCAAAGTCCGAATTCTTCGGATATTGGGATTACTGATTCTACTGTACGCACATTTTCAGATAAATTAATGATGTTTCATATTAGTTTATTAAGTGCTTCTGGAGTTGGAAATTATGCATTAGCAGGAGGCGCTAGTCAAAGAAGTGACCTTTTACTCAATTATGAAAGACTGTCGATGGAAATTGCTCAATATGCGAAAGATGGGGCGGATTTGATGATTGAAAATAATTGGATAGAACAGCCTCCACCAACTAGATAA
- a CDS encoding MurR/RpiR family transcriptional regulator, with the protein MFTNEMIQSFNDLEMLLYNYVTKNIDKVIYMRIRELSDETHVSTSSILRFCRKLNCDGFSEFKIKLKLYLDRNEQENLKSTKYYLSEFLERTMKGNFETYIQETAEMVIQSNKVIFVGTGSSGILAEYGARYFSSLGKFSTFIKDPFYPINSKELKNSTAIILSVSGETDHTLHLANQLKLEGCNIISITNSKDCQLAKISDINIAYYVTEVYVGESNITSQLPVMYILEESAHSVKKNSKKNTTELEA; encoded by the coding sequence TTGTTCACAAATGAAATGATCCAATCCTTTAATGATTTGGAAATGCTACTCTATAACTATGTTACAAAAAACATCGATAAGGTTATTTACATGCGTATTAGAGAATTATCAGATGAAACACATGTCTCCACATCTAGCATCCTAAGATTTTGCCGGAAACTAAACTGTGATGGCTTTTCCGAGTTTAAGATTAAACTAAAACTGTATTTAGATAGAAATGAACAAGAAAACTTAAAATCAACAAAATACTATCTTTCTGAGTTTTTAGAACGGACAATGAAAGGGAATTTCGAAACATACATACAAGAAACAGCTGAAATGGTCATCCAATCGAATAAAGTTATATTTGTAGGTACAGGCAGTTCAGGCATTTTAGCAGAATACGGAGCGAGGTACTTTTCTAGCTTAGGAAAATTTTCTACTTTTATTAAAGATCCCTTTTATCCGATTAACAGTAAAGAATTGAAAAACAGTACAGCCATTATATTATCTGTTTCTGGTGAAACGGATCATACGTTGCATCTTGCCAATCAATTAAAATTAGAAGGATGCAACATCATCAGTATTACTAATAGTAAAGACTGCCAATTAGCAAAAATTTCCGATATCAATATTGCCTATTATGTTACAGAAGTATATGTAGGGGAATCGAATATTACATCCCAATTACCAGTAATGTACATCCTCGAAGAAAGCGCTCACAGCGTTAAAAAAAATAGTAAGAAAAACACAACTGAATTAGAAGCATAA
- a CDS encoding glycoside hydrolase family 1 protein: MSEKECFPENFLWGSASAAYQVEGAWKEDGKGPSVWDNFTKIPGTTFKGTNGDVAVDHYHRYKEDVALMAEMGLKAYRFSIAWSRILPNGRGKVNKAGLHFYNQLINELIKYNIQPIITIYHWDVPQKLMDLYGAWESREIINDFNEYCILLYKHFGDRVKYWITLNEQNVFISLGYDRGLHPPAVKDKKRMFAANHIANLANAKAIQSFRRYVPDGKIGPSFAYGPVYPLDCHPDNILAYENAEELNNHWWLDIYVWGRYPKTMWKLLSEAGIAPTMEEGDSELLAFGRPDFLGINYYRTGTVERNPVEKAVDEGEMNTTGQKGTTKEHGIPGLYKSKKNPYLNSTNWDWEIDPQGLRIGLRRLTNRYNLPLLITENGLGEFDQLEEGEINDEYRIDYLRSHIQACQSAINDGVDLIGYCTWSFTDLLSWLNGYQKRYGFVYVDREEQEEKELKRIKKKSFYWYKKVMETRGREL; the protein is encoded by the coding sequence ATGTCTGAGAAAGAGTGCTTTCCAGAAAATTTTCTATGGGGATCAGCTTCTGCAGCCTATCAGGTAGAAGGAGCATGGAAGGAAGATGGTAAAGGTCCGTCTGTTTGGGATAATTTTACGAAAATTCCCGGTACGACTTTTAAAGGAACAAATGGCGATGTGGCAGTCGATCATTATCATCGTTACAAAGAAGATGTCGCATTGATGGCTGAAATGGGTTTGAAGGCATATCGATTTTCCATTGCTTGGAGCAGAATTCTTCCTAATGGAAGAGGAAAAGTAAATAAAGCAGGGCTTCATTTTTACAATCAATTAATTAATGAACTTATAAAATATAATATTCAGCCCATTATTACTATTTATCATTGGGATGTTCCACAAAAATTGATGGATTTGTACGGTGCTTGGGAATCTAGAGAAATTATCAATGACTTTAATGAGTACTGTATCCTCCTTTATAAGCATTTTGGTGACAGAGTAAAGTACTGGATTACACTTAATGAACAAAATGTCTTTATATCTTTAGGGTATGATCGGGGATTGCATCCGCCGGCTGTAAAGGATAAGAAAAGAATGTTTGCAGCAAATCATATTGCCAATTTGGCAAATGCCAAAGCAATTCAATCTTTTAGAAGATATGTGCCAGATGGAAAAATTGGTCCCAGCTTTGCCTATGGTCCTGTTTATCCGTTAGACTGTCATCCTGATAATATCCTCGCCTATGAAAATGCTGAAGAGCTTAATAATCATTGGTGGCTAGATATTTATGTTTGGGGAAGATATCCAAAAACGATGTGGAAACTCTTAAGCGAGGCCGGAATCGCTCCAACGATGGAGGAAGGTGACAGTGAATTATTAGCATTTGGACGTCCTGATTTTCTTGGAATCAATTACTATCGTACAGGGACGGTAGAACGTAATCCTGTGGAGAAAGCAGTAGATGAGGGAGAAATGAATACAACAGGACAAAAAGGTACAACCAAGGAGCACGGAATTCCAGGTTTGTATAAATCCAAGAAAAATCCTTATTTAAATTCAACAAACTGGGATTGGGAAATTGATCCACAAGGTTTACGAATTGGACTTCGGAGACTGACGAACAGGTACAATTTACCGTTATTGATTACGGAAAATGGACTCGGAGAATTTGATCAATTAGAAGAAGGAGAAATTAATGACGAGTACCGTATAGATTATCTTCGTTCTCATATTCAGGCCTGTCAAAGTGCGATAAATGATGGAGTTGACTTAATTGGATATTGTACTTGGTCTTTCACGGATTTATTAAGCTGGCTTAATGGCTATCAGAAAAGATATGGCTTTGTTTATGTAGATCGAGAGGAACAGGAAGAAAAGGAATTAAAAAGAATAAAAAAGAAAAGCTTTTACTGGTATAAGAAAGTAATGGAAACAAGAGGAAGGGAATTATAG
- a CDS encoding PTS sugar transporter subunit IIB translates to MKKLLLVCAAGMSTSLLVNKMKDAAKEKGVELEIFALPVSECQKVAHEVDVVLLGPQVRYQKPQVEEIIAGRVPVEVIDMRAYGTMNGKAVLERALELIA, encoded by the coding sequence ATGAAAAAATTGCTTTTAGTATGTGCAGCAGGAATGTCCACTAGTTTATTGGTAAATAAGATGAAGGATGCAGCGAAAGAAAAAGGGGTGGAATTAGAAATTTTTGCATTGCCAGTGTCAGAATGTCAAAAAGTAGCTCATGAAGTTGATGTTGTTTTATTAGGGCCACAAGTTCGCTATCAAAAACCACAGGTAGAAGAAATTATAGCTGGAAGAGTACCAGTAGAAGTTATTGATATGAGAGCATACGGCACAATGAATGGAAAGGCAGTATTAGAAAGAGCATTAGAATTAATTGCCTAA
- a CDS encoding PTS sugar transporter subunit IIC codes for MGFMAAFEKFAEKTLVPVAAKLNSQRHIVAIRDAFILSFPITLAGSLIVLLNFAVLAPDGFIAKILFLHKLFPNLADLQAVFSPVLNGSVNILSMFIVFLVARNMAISLKADELLSGLTGLSVFFIIYPPYTNVDGANFLTTQWVGAQGLFVALIVGLLVGELFSRLSKSKKLQINMPDSVPPAVSRSFKVLFPIIIITVLFAVVNALINAVYPEGLHGFIYAVIQTPLKSLGTNIVSLVILAIVSNLLWVFGIHGPNTIAAIREAMFAEANLENLNFVAEHGTAWGAPYPVTWAINDAFANYGGSGMTLGLLIAIFIVAKRQDYRDIGKLSLAPGIFNINEPVIFGLPVVLNPILIVPFILVPAINIIIGYVAIVSGLIPPIAYSVPWTTPGPLIAFLGTGGNYIALLLGFVCLAVSTIVYLPFVIAANKANAVSYGGQKSDSDVSA; via the coding sequence ATGGGTTTTATGGCGGCTTTTGAAAAGTTTGCGGAGAAAACATTAGTGCCAGTTGCAGCAAAATTAAACTCACAGAGGCATATAGTTGCAATCCGTGATGCATTTATTCTATCTTTTCCTATCACACTTGCAGGTTCATTAATTGTCTTACTAAACTTTGCTGTTCTAGCTCCAGATGGCTTTATAGCTAAAATCTTATTTTTGCATAAATTATTTCCAAACTTAGCTGATCTGCAAGCGGTTTTCTCGCCGGTACTAAATGGATCCGTTAATATTTTGTCCATGTTTATCGTCTTCCTCGTTGCCAGAAATATGGCGATTTCACTCAAAGCAGATGAATTATTAAGCGGACTCACAGGTCTTTCGGTATTTTTCATTATTTATCCACCATATACAAATGTTGATGGAGCCAATTTCTTAACGACTCAATGGGTTGGTGCCCAAGGGCTATTTGTTGCATTAATTGTTGGGCTATTAGTCGGAGAGCTTTTCAGTAGATTATCTAAGTCGAAAAAGTTGCAAATTAATATGCCTGATTCTGTACCTCCAGCTGTTTCTCGTTCTTTTAAGGTATTATTCCCAATTATAATTATTACTGTTTTGTTCGCTGTTGTGAACGCTTTAATAAATGCTGTTTATCCAGAAGGATTGCATGGATTTATTTACGCAGTGATCCAGACGCCATTAAAAAGCTTAGGTACAAATATCGTTTCTCTAGTCATTTTAGCGATTGTTTCCAACCTATTATGGGTATTCGGTATTCATGGTCCCAATACGATTGCTGCTATTCGTGAAGCAATGTTTGCAGAGGCAAACTTAGAAAATCTTAACTTTGTTGCGGAGCATGGAACAGCTTGGGGAGCTCCATATCCTGTAACTTGGGCGATTAACGATGCTTTTGCAAATTACGGTGGTTCTGGAATGACACTTGGATTACTCATTGCTATCTTTATTGTTGCAAAAAGACAGGATTACCGAGATATTGGAAAACTATCGCTTGCACCAGGGATATTCAATATTAATGAACCAGTTATTTTCGGTTTACCAGTAGTTTTGAATCCCATTTTAATTGTCCCGTTTATTCTTGTCCCAGCTATAAATATTATTATTGGATATGTTGCGATTGTATCAGGATTAATTCCGCCAATTGCCTATTCTGTACCATGGACTACTCCAGGTCCGCTAATTGCCTTCCTTGGCACAGGTGGAAACTATATTGCGTTACTACTGGGATTTGTTTGTTTAGCCGTTTCTACTATCGTTTATTTACCGTTTGTTATAGCAGCAAATAAAGCCAATGCAGTAAGCTATGGAGGACAAAAAAGTGATTCGGATGTCTCCGCTTAA
- the trhO gene encoding oxygen-dependent tRNA uridine(34) hydroxylase TrhO — translation MSEYRVLLYYKYVPIENPEELTKEHLAFCKELGLLGRILISHEGINGTVSGTVEQTDKYIEAMRQDPYFSDTIFKIDEADGHAFKKMHVRHKKELVNLSLDDDVDPLELTGKHLKPTEFYEQMQDSNTIVIDARNDYEYDLGHFRGAIKPEIETFRELPEWIKENKEMLEGKKILTYCTGGVRCEKFSGWLMKEGFDDVSQLDGGIVTYGKDPEVQGELWDGQCYVFDQRISVPVNQKEHVIVGRDFFTGEPCERYVNCANPECNRKMLCSEENEEKYMRSCSHECRTHPRNFYVKHHGLTPEQVEARVSEIAKWEEASKVM, via the coding sequence ATGAGTGAATATCGAGTATTACTTTATTATAAATATGTACCGATTGAAAATCCGGAAGAGTTAACAAAAGAGCATTTAGCTTTTTGTAAAGAGCTTGGATTATTAGGTCGTATTCTTATTTCCCACGAGGGAATCAATGGAACAGTTTCTGGTACGGTAGAGCAAACAGATAAATATATAGAAGCAATGAGACAGGATCCTTACTTTAGCGATACTATCTTTAAAATTGATGAAGCAGATGGACATGCTTTTAAGAAAATGCATGTTCGCCATAAGAAGGAATTAGTTAACTTAAGCTTAGACGATGATGTGGATCCACTTGAGTTAACTGGTAAGCACTTAAAGCCAACAGAATTTTATGAGCAAATGCAAGATTCAAATACAATCGTAATTGATGCTCGTAATGATTATGAATATGATCTTGGTCATTTTAGAGGTGCTATTAAGCCGGAGATTGAAACATTTAGAGAACTGCCAGAATGGATTAAAGAAAATAAAGAGATGCTAGAAGGCAAGAAAATTCTTACTTACTGTACTGGTGGAGTAAGATGTGAGAAGTTCTCTGGCTGGTTAATGAAAGAGGGCTTTGATGATGTAAGTCAATTAGATGGTGGAATTGTGACTTACGGTAAAGATCCAGAAGTACAAGGCGAGCTTTGGGATGGTCAATGCTATGTGTTCGACCAAAGAATCAGTGTGCCAGTCAATCAAAAAGAGCATGTTATCGTTGGACGTGATTTCTTTACTGGTGAGCCATGCGAGAGATATGTAAACTGTGCAAACCCAGAGTGTAACCGCAAAATGCTTTGCAGTGAAGAAAATGAAGAGAAGTATATGAGAAGCTGTAGCCACGAGTGCCGTACTCATCCAAGAAACTTCTATGTAAAACATCATGGACTTACTCCAGAGCAAGTAGAAGCAAGAGTTAGCGAAATTGCTAAATGGGAAGAAGCAAGCAAAGTAATGTAA
- a CDS encoding TetR/AcrR family transcriptional regulator produces the protein MQMNEISSDRRVKKSKKALKNALITLMDQKDFKDITITNIVELADVNRGTFYRHYQYKEDLLEDVTNDVLTDLIWAYRFPYVHLETFDVSTLTAKSIKIFEHVQRHALFYKLVFSSDFLNDYQQRIYQTLKNLNKEDFEYALIDPTINRNLHISYQANALVGMIMEWVKEDFCYPSEYMAEQLLAFIHSTQSSPSKIKILN, from the coding sequence ATGCAAATGAATGAGATTAGCTCTGATAGAAGAGTGAAAAAATCAAAAAAAGCACTAAAAAATGCCCTTATCACTTTAATGGATCAAAAGGACTTTAAAGATATTACGATTACAAATATTGTTGAGCTTGCTGATGTAAATCGAGGAACTTTTTATCGACATTACCAATACAAAGAAGATTTGCTAGAGGATGTAACAAATGATGTTCTCACTGATTTAATTTGGGCATATCGCTTTCCATACGTACATCTAGAAACCTTTGATGTCTCCACATTAACAGCTAAATCAATTAAAATATTTGAACATGTACAAAGACACGCCTTGTTTTATAAGCTCGTTTTCTCTTCTGACTTCCTAAACGATTATCAACAGCGAATTTATCAGACTTTAAAGAATCTGAATAAAGAAGATTTTGAGTATGCACTAATAGATCCAACCATCAACCGAAATCTTCATATCAGTTACCAAGCAAATGCACTCGTCGGTATGATTATGGAGTGGGTGAAGGAAGATTTTTGTTACCCTTCTGAGTATATGGCAGAACAATTATTAGCATTTATACACAGTACTCAATCATCCCCTTCTAAAATAAAAATTTTAAACTAG
- a CDS encoding SDR family oxidoreductase: protein MKLQDKVAVITGAASGMGKEIAFLYAKEGASVVVSDLNGEGAEATVKEIEANGGKAFAIKTNVAVEEDIQQLIDSTVDTYGKVDILVNNAGIMDNMEPAADIEDKAWERIFAVNTTSVMRSTRKVLPLFLEQQGGIIVNIASAGGLYGARAGAAYTASKHAVVGFTKNTGFMYADKGIRCNAIAPGAVITNISSTMTNINQYGASKQQLGMAINPRAGSAEEIAKVALFLASDDSSFLNGTVITADGGWTAY from the coding sequence ATGAAGTTACAAGATAAAGTGGCCGTTATTACAGGGGCAGCATCTGGAATGGGTAAAGAGATTGCTTTCCTTTATGCAAAAGAAGGTGCAAGCGTTGTTGTTTCTGATTTAAATGGAGAAGGTGCAGAGGCGACAGTTAAGGAGATTGAAGCGAATGGAGGAAAAGCATTTGCGATCAAAACAAATGTAGCGGTAGAAGAGGATATTCAACAATTAATTGATTCTACTGTCGACACTTATGGAAAGGTAGATATCCTAGTTAACAATGCTGGTATTATGGACAATATGGAGCCAGCAGCTGATATAGAAGATAAAGCATGGGAGAGAATCTTTGCTGTTAATACAACGAGTGTCATGCGTTCTACTAGAAAAGTATTGCCATTATTTTTAGAACAGCAAGGCGGTATCATCGTAAATATCGCTTCTGCTGGAGGTTTATATGGAGCTCGTGCTGGTGCAGCTTATACGGCTTCTAAGCATGCAGTTGTTGGATTTACAAAAAATACTGGCTTTATGTATGCGGATAAAGGGATTAGATGTAATGCGATTGCACCAGGTGCCGTTATTACTAATATAAGTTCTACCATGACCAATATCAATCAATATGGTGCGTCTAAACAGCAGCTAGGTATGGCTATTAACCCAAGAGCTGGAAGTGCAGAAGAAATTGCAAAGGTTGCCCTGTTTTTAGCATCGGATGATTCAAGCTTTTTAAATGGAACAGTTATTACAGCTGATGGTGGTTGGACTGCTTACTAA
- a CDS encoding metal-dependent hydrolase, protein MKITYHGQSTIEISTEGKSLIIDPFISGNPSAVSKVEEIKVDAVLLTHAHMDHILDAAPIAKANNAPVVANPELAAYMSWKGVETIGINIGGTIDLGFAKAKMTHAFHSSGIIDEENKNILYGGMPAGYIIEAEGKVLHHAGDTGLFGDMKMIGDRHNLDVVFLPIGDHYTMGPEDALQAAEWYQAKLIIPIHYNTFPVIEQDAQAFVDKLDELGFKGKVLELGETFEL, encoded by the coding sequence ATGAAAATTACGTATCATGGTCAATCCACTATTGAAATTAGTACAGAAGGAAAATCATTAATTATTGATCCTTTTATCAGCGGAAACCCTTCTGCCGTTTCAAAGGTCGAGGAAATAAAGGTTGATGCTGTTCTATTGACACATGCTCATATGGATCACATTCTTGATGCTGCACCGATCGCTAAAGCAAATAACGCTCCCGTTGTCGCTAATCCAGAATTAGCTGCCTATATGTCATGGAAAGGCGTTGAAACAATTGGGATAAATATCGGCGGCACAATCGATTTAGGATTTGCAAAGGCAAAAATGACACATGCTTTCCATAGTTCAGGTATTATTGATGAAGAGAACAAAAATATCTTATATGGTGGAATGCCCGCTGGATACATTATTGAAGCAGAGGGAAAAGTGTTGCATCATGCTGGAGACACTGGACTATTCGGTGATATGAAAATGATTGGAGATCGACATAATTTAGACGTTGTTTTCTTACCAATCGGAGACCATTATACAATGGGACCTGAAGATGCACTACAAGCAGCCGAATGGTATCAAGCAAAACTAATCATTCCTATTCACTACAATACATTCCCAGTTATTGAACAAGACGCACAAGCCTTCGTAGACAAACTAGACGAACTTGGATTCAAAGGAAAAGTACTAGAATTAGGCGAAACCTTTGAGTTGTAA
- the modB gene encoding molybdate ABC transporter permease subunit: MDLLLTKEEWSNFWSPISLSLQVSLVATVVVIASGTILAAKLARKEFRGKALLETCLLLPIVLPPTVTGFLLLVLFGRNSILGKVIEWIFHQPVIFTWWAAVMAAFIVSFPLMYQSAKAGFIQIDRSIEDAARVDGANEWKVLRSISIPLASHSILSGSILSFARGLGEFGATLMFAGNIPGKTQTLPTAIYVAIDTGNMRMAWIWVISITIISFMMLALCQPKQR, encoded by the coding sequence ATGGATTTATTGTTAACTAAAGAGGAATGGTCCAATTTTTGGTCACCAATCTCCCTTTCCTTACAAGTTTCTCTGGTTGCCACTGTTGTCGTCATTGCCAGTGGCACGATACTTGCTGCCAAATTAGCCAGAAAAGAATTTAGAGGAAAGGCATTACTTGAAACTTGTTTACTTTTGCCAATCGTTCTTCCTCCAACTGTTACTGGTTTCCTACTACTCGTTCTGTTTGGTAGAAATAGTATCCTCGGCAAAGTAATCGAATGGATCTTTCATCAGCCTGTCATTTTTACATGGTGGGCTGCAGTAATGGCTGCATTTATCGTGTCTTTTCCTTTAATGTATCAATCAGCTAAAGCAGGCTTTATCCAAATCGATCGTTCCATTGAAGATGCAGCACGAGTGGATGGTGCAAATGAATGGAAAGTACTAAGATCCATTTCCATTCCACTTGCCTCCCACTCCATACTTTCTGGAAGTATCCTTAGCTTTGCCAGAGGATTAGGAGAATTTGGAGCTACCTTAATGTTTGCAGGCAATATCCCAGGAAAAACACAGACATTACCCACTGCTATTTATGTTGCTATTGATACTGGAAATATGCGAATGGCTTGGATTTGGGTAATCTCCATCACGATTATTTCTTTTATGATGCTAGCTTTATGCCAGCCGAAACAACGATAA
- the modA gene encoding molybdate ABC transporter substrate-binding protein, with product MRKNIKHILLLLSLFLLASCSNSGELASSSKKESISLTVSAAASMQDSLGTIKKKFEEDYPDITLTFNFGSSGALQQQIAQGAPVDLFFSAAQDKLNLLIEDGFIKESDHIDLVKNNLVLITNKKSNTTINSFADLETLDKEKIAIGIPESVPAGNYAKETLQTLHIWEKVQENIIYAKDVRQVLSYVETNNVAAGIVYGTDAKTSDSVKVVEIADESSHSPIVYPVAIIKDSKNYEAAKTFYDYLQTPTSLKVFEEDGFIVN from the coding sequence ATGAGAAAGAACATCAAACACATCCTCTTATTACTATCCTTATTTCTTTTAGCCTCTTGTAGCAATAGCGGGGAGCTGGCTTCTTCCTCTAAGAAAGAATCTATTTCTTTAACTGTCTCTGCTGCGGCAAGTATGCAAGATTCATTGGGTACGATAAAGAAGAAATTTGAAGAGGATTATCCAGATATTACATTAACCTTTAATTTTGGTTCATCAGGAGCATTGCAACAACAGATCGCTCAAGGAGCACCAGTTGATTTATTTTTCTCAGCAGCGCAGGATAAGCTCAATCTTTTGATAGAGGACGGATTTATTAAGGAATCCGACCATATAGACTTAGTAAAAAATAATTTAGTTCTGATTACTAATAAAAAATCCAATACAACGATTAATAGCTTTGCTGATCTCGAAACATTGGATAAGGAAAAAATAGCCATCGGAATTCCAGAATCTGTCCCAGCAGGAAATTATGCGAAAGAAACGCTTCAAACTCTTCATATATGGGAAAAAGTACAGGAGAATATCATTTACGCAAAGGACGTACGTCAAGTATTGTCCTATGTTGAAACAAATAATGTGGCTGCAGGAATTGTTTATGGAACTGATGCAAAGACTTCTGATTCTGTTAAGGTAGTGGAGATTGCTGATGAATCAAGTCATTCTCCGATTGTCTATCCAGTTGCCATTATCAAGGATAGTAAAAATTACGAGGCAGCAAAAACGTTTTATGACTATCTGCAAACACCAACTAGTTTAAAGGTTTTCGAAGAAGATGGATTTATTGTTAACTAA